One Hippoglossus stenolepis isolate QCI-W04-F060 chromosome 22, HSTE1.2, whole genome shotgun sequence DNA segment encodes these proteins:
- the ptpn12 gene encoding tyrosine-protein phosphatase non-receptor type 12 isoform X2, whose product MEQAGILRKFIQGVKAMSEGDEDRGEDNFGNDFMRLRRLSTKYRTEKIYPTNVGEREENVKKNRYKDILPFDHTRVKVMLKTSNQDTDYINANFIKGMDGPEAYIATQGPLQNTVIDFWRMNWEYNVAVIVMACREFEMGRKKCERYFPLLDEEPMSFGPFRISCESEQARTDYFIRTLTVEHENETRRLTQFHYMNWPDHDVPSSFDSILDMIGLMREYQENDDVPICIHCSAGCGRTGAICAIDYTWNLLKAGKIPEDFNVFRLIQEMRTQRHSAVQTKEQYELVHRAISQLFQKQVLLLEGSTSTQIHDGMDESSPDKVSQQSDEERWDTPPPKPPRIRSSQAEGDVKEEILQPPEPHPVPPILTPSPPSAFPTVTNVRQDNDRYHPKPLIHVLATTKQNATQNKGVDQQQNQSEASPNKQTSPSDQKDQDLQSKKQQTQVSNLDLNDNYNNKLSSASTKSDSGQSQTPSSPLSPAVECAGAPRIERKLSIEIKKVPLQEGPRSFDTSSSMGVAGSGSTNSASMLQRGHAFKARSGQSLLTSSSSLSEDSGAEGCAGGESHADGGILVRPNHLPVKSGEKGEVPGGERVELKAGHTPWSQACSSPEKQFPKTSSSSSSSDRVAPSSSSSSHLSSSSSSSSSTPVRTALSFTNPLHSDNSDEEGDGEMSGGKEGYRTNVSMATATVTTSHHHGDQPPVRKVLPMSIAGHSSPSPPATTANCWDSDDSPPPLPARTPESFILATDPLDVRTSASAEWRGSPTDVSDRVKKTSPADPASATATDSKADLGGVR is encoded by the exons CGGTTACGGCGGTTATCCACCAAATACCGGACGGAGAAGATCTACCCCACCAATgtaggagagagggaagagaatgTAAAGAAGAACAGATACAAGGATATACTGCCAT ttgATCACACTAGAGTGAAGGTGATGCTAAAAACATCCAATCAGGACACAGATTACATCAATGCTAACTTCATCAAG GGTATGGATGGCCCAGAGGCCTATATCGCAACTCAGGGCCCACTGCAGAACACTGTCATCGACTTCTGGAGGATGAACTGGGAATACAATGTCGCT gttATTGTAATGGCTTGTCGAGAGTTTGAGATGGGAAGG AAAAAGTGCGAGCGGTATTTCCCGCTGCTGGACGAGGAGCCCATGAGTTTTGGTCCTTTCAGAATCTCCTGT GAATCAGAACAAGCCAGAACAGACTACTTCATCAGGACGTTGACGGTAGAGCATGAAAAT GAAACTCGGAGGTTAACTCAGTTCCATTACATGAACTGGCCGGATCACGACGTCCCCTCATCGTTTGACTCCATACTGGATATGATCGGACTAATGAGAGAATACCAAGAGAACGATGATGTCCCTATATGTATTCACTGCAG TGCAGGCTGTGGGAGGACGGGTGCAATCTGTGCTATCGACTACACATGGAACCTCCTCAAAGCTGGG aaaataccagaagattttaatgtttttcgGTTGATCCAAGAAATGAGGACGCAGCGGCACTCTGCAGTTCAAACCAAG GAGCAGTACGAGTTAGTTCACAGAGCGATCTCTCAGCTCTTTCAGAAACAAGTGCTGCTACTGGAGGGTTCCACCAGCACGCAGATACACGATGGCATG GATGAGAGCAGTCCAGACAAGGTGAGCCAGCAGTCAGACGAGGAGAGATGGGACACGCCACCTCCCAAACCACCCCGCATACGCAG TTCCCAGGCAGAAGGCGACGTGAAGGAGGAGATTCTCCAGCCCCCGGAGCCTCACCCCGTACCCCCCATCCTgaccccctctcccccctcagcCTTCCCCACCGTCACCAACGTACGGCAGGACAACGACCGCTACCACCCCAAACCTCTCATACACGTCCTGGCTACCACAAAGCAAAATGCGACACAG AACAAAGGCGTGGACCAGCAGCAGAACCAGTCCGAGGCCAGTCCAAACAAACAGACCAGTCCCTCTGACCAGAAAGACCAAGAtctacaaagtaaaaaacaGCAAACCCAGGTCTCAAATCTGGATCTCAAcgacaactacaacaacaaattGTCTTCAGCATCAACAAAATCCGATTCGGGCCAAAGCCAGACTCCCTCCTCCCCGCTCTCCCCTGCTGTTGAATGTGCCGGTGCTCCTCGAATCGAGAGGAAACTCAGCATCGAGATTAAAAAGGTGCCGTTGCAGGAAGGACCTCGCAGCTTTGACACTTCCTCCTCGATGGGAGTAGCAGGCAGCGGCTCAACCAACAGCGCGAGCATGCTGCAAAGAGGCCACGCCTTCAAAGCCCGCTCTGGCCAATCCCTGCTGACGTCGAGCTCCTCGCTGTCGGAAGACTCGGGCGCGGAGGGATGCGCAGGCGGGGAGAGTCACGCCGACGGGGGCATCCTCGTCAGACCGAACCACCTTCCCGTGAAGAGcggagagaagggggaggtcCCGGGAGGGGAGAGGGTGGAGTTGAAGGCGGGCCACACGCCGTGGTCTCAGGCCTGCAGCAGCCCGGAAAAACAGTTCCCAAAgacgtcctcctcttcctcctcctcagaccgagtcgctccctcttcctcctcctcctcccacctctcctcctcctcctcttcctcctcatccactccCGTTAGGACTGCCCTGAGTTTCACCAACCCCCTGCACTCCGATAACTCGGACGAGGAGGGGGATGGAGAGATGTCTGGAGGAAAGGAGGGCTACCGCACTAATGTATCCATGGCGACGGCCACGGTAACTACATCCCATCACCACGGAGACCAGCCGCCAGTCAGGAAGGTGCTGCCAATGTCGATCGCAGGGCACAGCTCCCCATCACCCCCTGCAACCACAGCAA ACTGCTGGGACAGCGACGactcccctccccccctccctgcGAGAACCCCCGAGTCCTTCATACTGGCCACAG ACCCTCTGGATGTGAGGACGTCGGCCTCGGCTGAATGGAGGGGCTCACCCACAG ACGTGTCAGACCGCGTTAAGAAGACATCTCCGGCTGACCCTGCATCTGCCACAGCCACAGACAGCAAGGCAGACTTGGGTGG GGTTCGGTAA
- the ptpn12 gene encoding tyrosine-protein phosphatase non-receptor type 12 isoform X1 → MEQAGILRKFIQGVKAMSEGDEDRGEDNFGNDFMRLRRLSTKYRTEKIYPTNVGEREENVKKNRYKDILPFDHTRVKVMLKTSNQDTDYINANFIKGMDGPEAYIATQGPLQNTVIDFWRMNWEYNVAVIVMACREFEMGRKKCERYFPLLDEEPMSFGPFRISCESEQARTDYFIRTLTVEHENETRRLTQFHYMNWPDHDVPSSFDSILDMIGLMREYQENDDVPICIHCSAGCGRTGAICAIDYTWNLLKAGKIPEDFNVFRLIQEMRTQRHSAVQTKEQYELVHRAISQLFQKQVLLLEGSTSTQIHDGMDESSPDKVSQQSDEERWDTPPPKPPRIRSSQAEGDVKEEILQPPEPHPVPPILTPSPPSAFPTVTNVRQDNDRYHPKPLIHVLATTKQNATQNKGVDQQQNQSEASPNKQTSPSDQKDQDLQSKKQQTQVSNLDLNDNYNNKLSSASTKSDSGQSQTPSSPLSPAVECAGAPRIERKLSIEIKKVPLQEGPRSFDTSSSMGVAGSGSTNSASMLQRGHAFKARSGQSLLTSSSSLSEDSGAEGCAGGESHADGGILVRPNHLPVKSGEKGEVPGGERVELKAGHTPWSQACSSPEKQFPKTSSSSSSSDRVAPSSSSSSHLSSSSSSSSSTPVRTALSFTNPLHSDNSDEEGDGEMSGGKEGYRTNVSMATATVTTSHHHGDQPPVRKVLPMSIAGHSSPSPPATTANCWDSDDSPPPLPARTPESFILATDPLDVRTSASAEWRGSPTDVSDRVKKTSPADPASATATDSKADLGFGNRCIQPKGPREPPLEWT, encoded by the exons CGGTTACGGCGGTTATCCACCAAATACCGGACGGAGAAGATCTACCCCACCAATgtaggagagagggaagagaatgTAAAGAAGAACAGATACAAGGATATACTGCCAT ttgATCACACTAGAGTGAAGGTGATGCTAAAAACATCCAATCAGGACACAGATTACATCAATGCTAACTTCATCAAG GGTATGGATGGCCCAGAGGCCTATATCGCAACTCAGGGCCCACTGCAGAACACTGTCATCGACTTCTGGAGGATGAACTGGGAATACAATGTCGCT gttATTGTAATGGCTTGTCGAGAGTTTGAGATGGGAAGG AAAAAGTGCGAGCGGTATTTCCCGCTGCTGGACGAGGAGCCCATGAGTTTTGGTCCTTTCAGAATCTCCTGT GAATCAGAACAAGCCAGAACAGACTACTTCATCAGGACGTTGACGGTAGAGCATGAAAAT GAAACTCGGAGGTTAACTCAGTTCCATTACATGAACTGGCCGGATCACGACGTCCCCTCATCGTTTGACTCCATACTGGATATGATCGGACTAATGAGAGAATACCAAGAGAACGATGATGTCCCTATATGTATTCACTGCAG TGCAGGCTGTGGGAGGACGGGTGCAATCTGTGCTATCGACTACACATGGAACCTCCTCAAAGCTGGG aaaataccagaagattttaatgtttttcgGTTGATCCAAGAAATGAGGACGCAGCGGCACTCTGCAGTTCAAACCAAG GAGCAGTACGAGTTAGTTCACAGAGCGATCTCTCAGCTCTTTCAGAAACAAGTGCTGCTACTGGAGGGTTCCACCAGCACGCAGATACACGATGGCATG GATGAGAGCAGTCCAGACAAGGTGAGCCAGCAGTCAGACGAGGAGAGATGGGACACGCCACCTCCCAAACCACCCCGCATACGCAG TTCCCAGGCAGAAGGCGACGTGAAGGAGGAGATTCTCCAGCCCCCGGAGCCTCACCCCGTACCCCCCATCCTgaccccctctcccccctcagcCTTCCCCACCGTCACCAACGTACGGCAGGACAACGACCGCTACCACCCCAAACCTCTCATACACGTCCTGGCTACCACAAAGCAAAATGCGACACAG AACAAAGGCGTGGACCAGCAGCAGAACCAGTCCGAGGCCAGTCCAAACAAACAGACCAGTCCCTCTGACCAGAAAGACCAAGAtctacaaagtaaaaaacaGCAAACCCAGGTCTCAAATCTGGATCTCAAcgacaactacaacaacaaattGTCTTCAGCATCAACAAAATCCGATTCGGGCCAAAGCCAGACTCCCTCCTCCCCGCTCTCCCCTGCTGTTGAATGTGCCGGTGCTCCTCGAATCGAGAGGAAACTCAGCATCGAGATTAAAAAGGTGCCGTTGCAGGAAGGACCTCGCAGCTTTGACACTTCCTCCTCGATGGGAGTAGCAGGCAGCGGCTCAACCAACAGCGCGAGCATGCTGCAAAGAGGCCACGCCTTCAAAGCCCGCTCTGGCCAATCCCTGCTGACGTCGAGCTCCTCGCTGTCGGAAGACTCGGGCGCGGAGGGATGCGCAGGCGGGGAGAGTCACGCCGACGGGGGCATCCTCGTCAGACCGAACCACCTTCCCGTGAAGAGcggagagaagggggaggtcCCGGGAGGGGAGAGGGTGGAGTTGAAGGCGGGCCACACGCCGTGGTCTCAGGCCTGCAGCAGCCCGGAAAAACAGTTCCCAAAgacgtcctcctcttcctcctcctcagaccgagtcgctccctcttcctcctcctcctcccacctctcctcctcctcctcttcctcctcatccactccCGTTAGGACTGCCCTGAGTTTCACCAACCCCCTGCACTCCGATAACTCGGACGAGGAGGGGGATGGAGAGATGTCTGGAGGAAAGGAGGGCTACCGCACTAATGTATCCATGGCGACGGCCACGGTAACTACATCCCATCACCACGGAGACCAGCCGCCAGTCAGGAAGGTGCTGCCAATGTCGATCGCAGGGCACAGCTCCCCATCACCCCCTGCAACCACAGCAA ACTGCTGGGACAGCGACGactcccctccccccctccctgcGAGAACCCCCGAGTCCTTCATACTGGCCACAG ACCCTCTGGATGTGAGGACGTCGGCCTCGGCTGAATGGAGGGGCTCACCCACAG ACGTGTCAGACCGCGTTAAGAAGACATCTCCGGCTGACCCTGCATCTGCCACAGCCACAGACAGCAAGGCAGACTTGG GGTTCGGTAACCGCTGCATCCAGCCCAAAGGCCCTCGAGAACCCCCCCTGGAGTGGACATGA
- the ptpn12 gene encoding tyrosine-protein phosphatase non-receptor type 12 isoform X3, which translates to MEQAGILRKFIQGVKAMSEGDEDRGEDNFGNDFMRLRRLSTKYRTEKIYPTNVGEREENVKKNRYKDILPFDHTRVKVMLKTSNQDTDYINANFIKGMDGPEAYIATQGPLQNTVIDFWRMNWEYNVAVIVMACREFEMGRKKCERYFPLLDEEPMSFGPFRISCESEQARTDYFIRTLTVEHENETRRLTQFHYMNWPDHDVPSSFDSILDMIGLMREYQENDDVPICIHCSAGCGRTGAICAIDYTWNLLKAGKIPEDFNVFRLIQEMRTQRHSAVQTKEQYELVHRAISQLFQKQVLLLEGSTSTQIHDGMDESSPDKVSQQSDEERWDTPPPKPPRIRSSQAEGDVKEEILQPPEPHPVPPILTPSPPSAFPTVTNVRQDNDRYHPKPLIHVLATTKQNATQNKGVDQQQNQSEASPNKQTSPSDQKDQDLQSKKQQTQVSNLDLNDNYNNKLSSASTKSDSGQSQTPSSPLSPAVECAGAPRIERKLSIEIKKVPLQEGPRSFDTSSSMGVAGSGSTNSASMLQRGHAFKARSGQSLLTSSSSLSEDSGAEGCAGGESHADGGILVRPNHLPVKSGEKGEVPGGERVELKAGHTPWSQACSSPEKQFPKTSSSSSSSDRVAPSSSSSSHLSSSSSSSSSTPVRTALSFTNPLHSDNSDEEGDGEMSGGKEGYRTNVSMATATVTTSHHHGDQPPVRKVLPMSIAGHSSPSPPATTANPLDVRTSASAEWRGSPTDVSDRVKKTSPADPASATATDSKADLGFGNRCIQPKGPREPPLEWT; encoded by the exons CGGTTACGGCGGTTATCCACCAAATACCGGACGGAGAAGATCTACCCCACCAATgtaggagagagggaagagaatgTAAAGAAGAACAGATACAAGGATATACTGCCAT ttgATCACACTAGAGTGAAGGTGATGCTAAAAACATCCAATCAGGACACAGATTACATCAATGCTAACTTCATCAAG GGTATGGATGGCCCAGAGGCCTATATCGCAACTCAGGGCCCACTGCAGAACACTGTCATCGACTTCTGGAGGATGAACTGGGAATACAATGTCGCT gttATTGTAATGGCTTGTCGAGAGTTTGAGATGGGAAGG AAAAAGTGCGAGCGGTATTTCCCGCTGCTGGACGAGGAGCCCATGAGTTTTGGTCCTTTCAGAATCTCCTGT GAATCAGAACAAGCCAGAACAGACTACTTCATCAGGACGTTGACGGTAGAGCATGAAAAT GAAACTCGGAGGTTAACTCAGTTCCATTACATGAACTGGCCGGATCACGACGTCCCCTCATCGTTTGACTCCATACTGGATATGATCGGACTAATGAGAGAATACCAAGAGAACGATGATGTCCCTATATGTATTCACTGCAG TGCAGGCTGTGGGAGGACGGGTGCAATCTGTGCTATCGACTACACATGGAACCTCCTCAAAGCTGGG aaaataccagaagattttaatgtttttcgGTTGATCCAAGAAATGAGGACGCAGCGGCACTCTGCAGTTCAAACCAAG GAGCAGTACGAGTTAGTTCACAGAGCGATCTCTCAGCTCTTTCAGAAACAAGTGCTGCTACTGGAGGGTTCCACCAGCACGCAGATACACGATGGCATG GATGAGAGCAGTCCAGACAAGGTGAGCCAGCAGTCAGACGAGGAGAGATGGGACACGCCACCTCCCAAACCACCCCGCATACGCAG TTCCCAGGCAGAAGGCGACGTGAAGGAGGAGATTCTCCAGCCCCCGGAGCCTCACCCCGTACCCCCCATCCTgaccccctctcccccctcagcCTTCCCCACCGTCACCAACGTACGGCAGGACAACGACCGCTACCACCCCAAACCTCTCATACACGTCCTGGCTACCACAAAGCAAAATGCGACACAG AACAAAGGCGTGGACCAGCAGCAGAACCAGTCCGAGGCCAGTCCAAACAAACAGACCAGTCCCTCTGACCAGAAAGACCAAGAtctacaaagtaaaaaacaGCAAACCCAGGTCTCAAATCTGGATCTCAAcgacaactacaacaacaaattGTCTTCAGCATCAACAAAATCCGATTCGGGCCAAAGCCAGACTCCCTCCTCCCCGCTCTCCCCTGCTGTTGAATGTGCCGGTGCTCCTCGAATCGAGAGGAAACTCAGCATCGAGATTAAAAAGGTGCCGTTGCAGGAAGGACCTCGCAGCTTTGACACTTCCTCCTCGATGGGAGTAGCAGGCAGCGGCTCAACCAACAGCGCGAGCATGCTGCAAAGAGGCCACGCCTTCAAAGCCCGCTCTGGCCAATCCCTGCTGACGTCGAGCTCCTCGCTGTCGGAAGACTCGGGCGCGGAGGGATGCGCAGGCGGGGAGAGTCACGCCGACGGGGGCATCCTCGTCAGACCGAACCACCTTCCCGTGAAGAGcggagagaagggggaggtcCCGGGAGGGGAGAGGGTGGAGTTGAAGGCGGGCCACACGCCGTGGTCTCAGGCCTGCAGCAGCCCGGAAAAACAGTTCCCAAAgacgtcctcctcttcctcctcctcagaccgagtcgctccctcttcctcctcctcctcccacctctcctcctcctcctcttcctcctcatccactccCGTTAGGACTGCCCTGAGTTTCACCAACCCCCTGCACTCCGATAACTCGGACGAGGAGGGGGATGGAGAGATGTCTGGAGGAAAGGAGGGCTACCGCACTAATGTATCCATGGCGACGGCCACGGTAACTACATCCCATCACCACGGAGACCAGCCGCCAGTCAGGAAGGTGCTGCCAATGTCGATCGCAGGGCACAGCTCCCCATCACCCCCTGCAACCACAGCAA ACCCTCTGGATGTGAGGACGTCGGCCTCGGCTGAATGGAGGGGCTCACCCACAG ACGTGTCAGACCGCGTTAAGAAGACATCTCCGGCTGACCCTGCATCTGCCACAGCCACAGACAGCAAGGCAGACTTGG GGTTCGGTAACCGCTGCATCCAGCCCAAAGGCCCTCGAGAACCCCCCCTGGAGTGGACATGA